The Corylus avellana chromosome ca8, CavTom2PMs-1.0 genome has a segment encoding these proteins:
- the LOC132190232 gene encoding cysteine protease RD19A-like, giving the protein MDRLLVLFAVLFSLVILSSAVDEVNGVDDDLLIRQVVPDGEDPLLHAERHFSTFKAKFGKSYGSQEEHDYRFGVFQANLRRAKVHQKLDPSAVHGVTKFSDLTPAEFRQQFLGLKNVRLPSDAQKAPILPTNDLPADFDWRDHGAVTGVKDQGSCGSCWSFSATGALEGAHYLETGELVSLSEQQLVDCDHECDPEEYGACDAGCSGGLMTSAFEYTLKAGGLEREKDYPYTGTDRGTCKFDRSKIAASVSNFSVVSIDEDQIAANLVKNGPLAIGINAVFMQTYMKGVSCPYICARHLDHGVLLVGFGSAGYAPIRFKEKPYWIIKNSWGENWGENGYYKICRGRNVCGVDSMVSTVAAIHTTAQ; this is encoded by the exons ATGGACCGCCTTCTCGTTCTCTTCGCTGTTCTCTTCAGCTTGGTCATTTTATCCTCCGCCGTCGACGAGGTCAACGGCGTTGACGATGATCTTCTGATCCGCCAGGTGGTACCGGACGGCGAGGATCCTTTGCTCCACGCGGAGCGCCATTTCTCGACCTTCAAGGCCAAGTTCGGGAAGAGCTATGGGAGTCAAGAGGAGCACGACTACAGGTTCGGCGTGTTCCAGGCCAACCTGCGCCGAGCCAAGGTTCACCAGAAGCTGGACCCCAGCGCAGTCCACGGTGTCACCAAGTTCTCCGATCTCACTCCGGCAGAATTCCGGCAACAGTTCCTCGGCCTGAAGAACGTTCGGCTACCGTCTGACGCCCAAAAGGCTCCGATACTCCCCACCAACGATCTCCCCGCCGACTTTGACTGGCGCGATCACGGCGCTGTGACGGGCGTTAAAGACCAG GGTTCTTGTGGATCGTGCTGGTCGTTTAGTGCAACGGGGGCACTGGAAGGAGCGCATTATTTGGAGACTGGGGAGCTCGTGAGCCTAAGCGAACAACAGCTTGTGGATTGTGACCATGAG TGTGATCCCGAAGAATATGGTGCTTGTGACGCGGGCTGTAGTGGTGGGCTGATGACCTCTGCCTTCGAGTACACCCTCAAGGCTGGTggactagagagagagaaggactATCCTTACACTGGGACTGATCGTGGCACCTGCAAATTTGACCGGAGCAAGATTGCTGCTTCTGTGTCCAACTTCAGTGTCGTTTCTATTGATGAAGATCAAATTGCCGCAAATTTGGTGAAGAATGGCCCTCTTGCAA TTGGCATCAATGCAGTTTTCATGCAGACATACATGAAAGGAGTTTCATGCCCATATATCTGCGCGAGGCATCTGGATCATGGGGTGCTTTTGGTGGGGTTCGGGTCTGCCGGTTATGCACCGATCCGGTTTAAGGAGAAGCCTTACTGGATCATAAAGAACTCTTGGGGAGAAAACTGGGGAGAAAATGGATATTACAAGATCTGCAGGGGTCGTAATGTATGTGGCGTGGATTCCATGGTCTCAACTGTAGCTGCTATACATACCACCGCTCAGTAA